The following proteins are co-located in the Diaphorobacter sp. HDW4B genome:
- a CDS encoding ABC transporter substrate-binding protein, with amino-acid sequence MQKKTWVAAAISAGFVWSAGLAQAGTVTVLTSFPKELTSAYQKAFEAANPGIKIEILNKNTTASVAYVRELPEGQRPDVMWASAPDAFEVLARGKLLTPAPETVNKNAPAKIGNFPLNDPEGMYYGQALAGYGIMWNTRYLKAHKLEAPKEWSDLTKPEYFGHVAISSPSRSGTTQLTVETILQGEGWEKGWGQLLEMMGNAAAVTDRSFAVPDGVNNGQYGLGIVIDFFGLAGKYSGFPVDFVYPTMTAVVPANIALIAGAKNADEAKKFMAFTMSTAGQQLLFDPKISRLPILPYNTLKAPAGYPVPQEVAKRAKVHFNTDLAESRYQVVINLFDQMVTFRLKELQAATKAIQEADKALKAKPNAQGKELLSQARSLAYSPLVGEGNAKDPQFLELFKKSRRDVAVAKELTGLEQMWADKAKSNYAKALQLAQQAKGMAK; translated from the coding sequence ATGCAGAAGAAGACTTGGGTGGCAGCGGCGATTTCGGCGGGTTTCGTTTGGAGTGCAGGCCTTGCGCAGGCGGGAACGGTGACGGTGCTCACCTCGTTTCCCAAAGAGCTGACGAGTGCTTATCAAAAGGCGTTTGAAGCGGCGAATCCGGGCATCAAGATCGAGATTTTGAACAAGAACACGACGGCATCCGTGGCCTATGTGCGCGAGTTGCCCGAAGGCCAGCGGCCCGATGTGATGTGGGCGAGCGCGCCCGACGCGTTCGAGGTGCTCGCGCGCGGCAAGCTGCTCACGCCAGCGCCCGAAACGGTGAACAAGAATGCGCCGGCCAAGATCGGCAACTTCCCGCTCAATGACCCCGAAGGCATGTACTACGGCCAGGCGCTGGCGGGCTACGGGATCATGTGGAACACGCGTTACTTGAAGGCCCACAAGCTCGAAGCGCCCAAGGAATGGAGCGATCTGACGAAGCCCGAATACTTTGGTCATGTGGCGATTTCGTCGCCCTCGCGCTCGGGCACGACGCAGTTGACCGTCGAGACGATTCTGCAGGGCGAAGGTTGGGAAAAGGGCTGGGGCCAACTGCTTGAAATGATGGGCAATGCGGCGGCGGTCACCGATCGCAGTTTTGCTGTGCCTGATGGCGTGAACAACGGCCAATACGGTCTTGGCATCGTCATCGATTTCTTTGGTTTGGCGGGCAAGTATTCGGGCTTTCCGGTGGACTTTGTCTACCCGACGATGACGGCTGTTGTGCCCGCGAACATTGCACTGATTGCGGGTGCGAAGAACGCGGACGAGGCCAAGAAGTTCATGGCGTTCACCATGTCCACGGCCGGCCAGCAACTGCTGTTCGATCCCAAGATCAGCCGTCTGCCCATCTTGCCGTACAACACGTTGAAAGCGCCCGCGGGCTACCCCGTTCCGCAGGAAGTCGCCAAGCGTGCCAAGGTGCACTTCAACACCGATCTGGCCGAGTCGCGTTATCAGGTCGTGATCAATCTGTTCGACCAGATGGTGACTTTCCGTTTGAAGGAATTGCAGGCCGCGACCAAGGCGATTCAGGAAGCCGACAAGGCACTCAAGGCCAAGCCGAATGCGCAAGGCAAGGAGCTGTTGTCGCAAGCGCGTTCGCTGGCTTATTCGCCTTTGGTGGGCGAGGGCAATGCCAAGGATCCGCAGTTCCTTGAACTCTTCAAGAAGAGCCGTCGCGATGTGGCGGTTGCCAAGGAGTTGACTGGTCTGGAGCAGATGTGGGCCGACAAGGCCAAGTCCAACTATGCCAAGGCGTTGCAACTAGCCCAGCAAGCCAAGGGAATGGCGAAGTAA
- a CDS encoding LysR family transcriptional regulator, translating into MEMYQLRAYVTAATLGSVTRTAEALHVTQPAVTAQIKALEEELGVALFDRRPGRISLTRAGESLLADAQKVLDAAGHLQGRAKDLQGEITGQLVIGTSTDPDSLRLGSLLRALVSALPLLEIKTRYGLAQDLCEQVMSGSMQGAFYIAANMPRDLEVLVLQTRHYRIVAPAALRNEVLKAGWRDLSQLPWIATPAQHHTQHLLMALFARQGLAPHQILEADTMAAGESLVRAGLGLTLLREDKAIDLAGKDELVIWPHARVPAQLGFIYGRSTEHDPALVATLSQLRRVWGLSESV; encoded by the coding sequence ATGGAGATGTACCAACTGCGCGCCTACGTCACGGCGGCAACGCTGGGCAGCGTCACGCGCACGGCCGAAGCGCTGCATGTGACGCAGCCAGCAGTCACCGCGCAGATCAAGGCGCTGGAGGAAGAACTAGGCGTGGCACTGTTCGACCGCCGACCCGGTCGCATCAGCCTGACGCGCGCGGGTGAATCTCTGCTCGCCGATGCGCAGAAAGTGCTCGATGCAGCAGGGCATCTGCAAGGCCGCGCCAAAGATCTGCAGGGCGAAATCACCGGGCAGCTCGTGATCGGCACGTCCACTGATCCCGACTCGCTGCGTCTTGGCTCGTTGCTGCGCGCTTTGGTATCTGCCTTGCCGCTTCTGGAAATCAAAACCCGCTATGGCCTCGCGCAGGACCTGTGCGAGCAGGTCATGTCGGGCAGCATGCAGGGCGCGTTCTACATCGCCGCCAACATGCCGCGCGATTTGGAAGTGCTGGTGCTGCAGACACGCCACTACCGCATCGTGGCACCCGCAGCCCTGCGCAACGAGGTGCTGAAAGCGGGCTGGCGCGACCTGTCGCAACTGCCATGGATTGCCACACCGGCGCAGCACCACACGCAGCATCTGCTGATGGCACTGTTCGCGCGCCAAGGCCTGGCACCTCATCAAATTCTTGAAGCCGACACCATGGCCGCTGGCGAGAGCCTTGTACGCGCAGGGCTCGGGCTGACCTTGCTGCGAGAAGACAAGGCCATCGATCTGGCCGGGAAGGACGAGTTGGTGATCTGGCCGCACGCGCGCGTTCCTGCGCAACTGGGTTTCATCTATGGGCGCTCGACCGAGCATGATCCGGCGCTGGTGGCTACGTTGTCACAGCTCAGACGTGTGTGGGGATTGTCGGAGAGCGTTTGA
- the nadA gene encoding quinolinate synthase NadA has product MTLKTVQYDHPHLVLGGAACGLKDAWARVPQEQSAAEKERAMQRIRELLKKRDAVIVAHYYVDGALQELARETGGCVGDSLEMARFGAEHPASTLVVAGVRFMGETAKILSPEKTVLMPDDEATCSLDLGCPADEFSRFCDQHPDRTVVVYANTSAAVKARADWVVTSSVGKEIVAHLHARGEKILWAPDRHLGAYIQQQTGADMLLWQGSCVVHDEFKADELALLSKEYPEAAILVHPESPAAVAALAHVVGSTTQLISAVGKLPTNRFIVATDQGILHDMQKRYPDKHFMPAPTAGQGATCKSCAMCPWMAMNSLGGIEQVLTSEVGSIELDATLAEAARRPIERMLRFAAQAKQRVRASGEFAQDGALFKHYGPA; this is encoded by the coding sequence ATGACATTGAAGACCGTGCAATACGACCACCCCCACCTCGTGCTGGGCGGTGCCGCCTGCGGACTGAAAGACGCGTGGGCGCGTGTGCCGCAGGAACAAAGCGCTGCGGAAAAAGAACGTGCCATGCAACGCATTCGCGAGTTGCTGAAAAAGCGCGATGCGGTGATCGTCGCGCATTACTACGTGGACGGCGCATTGCAGGAACTGGCACGCGAGACCGGCGGCTGCGTTGGCGACTCGCTGGAAATGGCCCGCTTTGGAGCGGAGCATCCTGCCTCCACACTCGTTGTGGCAGGCGTGCGATTCATGGGCGAGACAGCCAAGATTCTGAGCCCCGAAAAAACCGTGCTCATGCCCGACGACGAGGCCACCTGCTCGCTCGATCTGGGCTGCCCGGCTGACGAATTCAGCCGCTTCTGCGATCAGCATCCGGACCGCACTGTCGTGGTCTACGCCAACACCAGCGCGGCGGTAAAAGCGCGTGCGGACTGGGTCGTGACCTCGTCAGTCGGCAAGGAAATCGTGGCGCATCTGCATGCGCGCGGCGAGAAGATTCTGTGGGCGCCCGACCGCCATCTGGGCGCATACATCCAGCAGCAGACCGGTGCCGACATGCTGCTCTGGCAAGGCTCGTGCGTGGTGCATGACGAGTTCAAGGCCGACGAGCTGGCCCTGCTCTCCAAGGAATACCCGGAAGCCGCGATCCTCGTGCATCCGGAGTCGCCCGCAGCCGTTGCTGCGCTCGCGCATGTGGTGGGATCGACCACGCAACTCATCTCCGCCGTCGGCAAGTTGCCAACTAATCGCTTCATCGTCGCGACCGATCAGGGCATCCTGCACGACATGCAGAAGCGCTACCCCGACAAGCACTTCATGCCCGCTCCTACTGCAGGGCAAGGCGCTACCTGCAAGAGCTGCGCGATGTGCCCGTGGATGGCGATGAACAGCCTGGGGGGCATCGAGCAGGTGCTGACGTCCGAGGTCGGCTCCATCGAACTCGATGCCACGCTCGCCGAGGCCGCACGCCGGCCCATCGAACGCATGCTGCGCTTTGCGGCGCAAGCCAAACAGCGCGTGCGCGCCAGCGGTGAATTCGCGCAGGACGGCGCGCTGTTCAAGCACTACGGCCCCGCCTGA
- a CDS encoding iron ABC transporter permease, whose protein sequence is MSGIGPWIAFILIGLFLLVFLIIPVCMVIYTAFVTETGSLTFGHFANFFGQTVFTESFINSVLVSLASVFFASVIAVPLAYLTVRFEFRGALLIQTLGVLPLIMPPFVGAVALQLIFGRSGSVNLLLDDWFGFTIPIMDGLVGVVFVESIHYFPFILLNLVAAMRNIDGAMEESALNLGSRGFRLFRRIIFPLAMPGYLAGAALVFVKVFDDLGTPLVMGVTNMLAPQAYLRITSVGLDDPLGYVISVIMIVFSIVALWMSARVMKGKDYATLQKGGSALQKRKLSAWEAVLAYGWIVLVLLVVLAPHFGILLMSFAKVWSFSVLPDSYTLEHYATVFNDSSSMIGNTLLYCLLSATIDVVIGTAIAYLILRTKLPARQWLDYMASVALAIPGLVLAIGYLRMFRGVNLPFTDTPLIASWVLIMLAYAVRRLPYALRSCMAALQQVHISLEEAAQSLGAGRMSVIRRVMVPLMAGGIMAGFVTSFITAAVELSATIMLVSRESQAPMSYGIYLYMQSVSGRGPGAALGVLAVLVVGLGTYFSHRFVERSRATVQSV, encoded by the coding sequence ATGTCGGGCATAGGCCCGTGGATCGCATTCATCCTCATCGGATTGTTCCTGTTGGTGTTTCTGATCATCCCGGTGTGCATGGTGATCTACACGGCTTTCGTCACGGAAACAGGCAGCCTCACCTTCGGCCACTTCGCCAATTTCTTTGGTCAGACGGTGTTCACCGAATCCTTCATCAACAGCGTGTTGGTGTCGCTTGCCAGCGTGTTTTTTGCCAGCGTGATTGCGGTGCCGCTGGCTTATCTCACGGTGCGTTTCGAGTTTCGCGGTGCGCTGTTGATTCAAACCTTGGGCGTGCTGCCGCTCATCATGCCGCCGTTCGTGGGCGCCGTTGCGCTGCAGCTCATCTTCGGGCGCAGTGGGTCGGTCAATCTGCTGCTCGATGACTGGTTTGGCTTCACCATTCCCATCATGGATGGACTCGTGGGCGTGGTGTTTGTGGAGAGCATTCACTACTTTCCATTCATTCTGCTGAACCTCGTCGCGGCCATGCGCAATATCGATGGTGCGATGGAAGAGTCGGCGCTTAACCTGGGTTCGCGCGGTTTTCGGCTTTTTCGCAGAATCATCTTCCCGCTCGCCATGCCCGGTTATCTCGCCGGTGCGGCCTTGGTTTTCGTGAAGGTGTTCGATGATCTGGGCACGCCACTGGTCATGGGCGTGACCAACATGCTTGCGCCTCAAGCCTATCTGCGCATCACCTCCGTGGGACTCGACGATCCGCTGGGTTATGTGATCAGCGTGATCATGATCGTGTTCTCCATCGTCGCGCTGTGGATGTCTGCGCGCGTCATGAAGGGCAAGGATTACGCCACGCTGCAAAAGGGTGGAAGCGCGCTGCAAAAGCGCAAGCTGAGTGCATGGGAGGCTGTGCTTGCCTATGGCTGGATCGTGCTGGTGCTGCTGGTCGTGCTTGCTCCGCATTTCGGCATTCTGCTGATGTCGTTTGCCAAGGTCTGGAGCTTTTCCGTGCTGCCCGACAGCTATACGCTGGAGCACTACGCCACGGTATTCAACGACTCCAGCAGCATGATCGGCAACACGCTGTTGTATTGCCTGCTGTCGGCCACCATCGACGTGGTGATCGGCACCGCGATTGCGTATCTGATTCTGCGCACCAAACTGCCTGCGCGGCAATGGCTGGATTACATGGCTTCTGTGGCTTTGGCGATTCCGGGCCTCGTGCTTGCGATTGGTTATCTGCGCATGTTCCGTGGCGTGAATCTGCCGTTCACCGACACGCCGTTGATCGCGTCGTGGGTGCTCATCATGCTGGCATATGCCGTGCGGCGCTTGCCCTATGCGCTGCGCTCGTGCATGGCTGCTTTGCAGCAGGTGCATATCTCGCTCGAAGAAGCGGCGCAAAGCTTGGGAGCAGGGCGCATGAGCGTGATTCGCCGCGTGATGGTGCCGCTCATGGCGGGCGGCATCATGGCGGGTTTTGTGACGAGTTTCATCACCGCTGCGGTGGAGCTGTCGGCCACCATCATGCTGGTCTCGCGCGAGAGCCAGGCGCCCATGAGCTACGGCATTTATCTCTACATGCAAAGCGTGTCTGGCCGTGGTCCGGGTGCGGCGCTGGGGGTGCTCGCCGTGCTCGTCGTGGGCCTCGGAACGTATTTCTCGCACCGCTTTGTGGAGCGTTCGCGCGCCACGGTGCAGTCGGTTTGA
- the nadB gene encoding L-aspartate oxidase: MTASRTTDVLIIGAGLAGMATSLSLPQHLQIDMLSKGRIDECASAWAQGGIAAVLDPQDSVDAHVNDTLIAGAGINKLLAVRQILSQAPAAIAWLIEQGVEFDRMEDGQTLHLTREGGHSHRRIAHVKDRTGLAVQQALLRACRARANIRIHESHAAIDLPHAHASSANTCFGAWVREPDGKVTPWLAGHTVLATGGLGQLFSRSTNPWTATGDGIAMAARAGCAVQDMEFVQFHPTALQVNGRAAGLVTEALRGEGALLKLPNGERFMPRHDERAELAPRDIVSRAIHTEMQRGNLAFVHLDISHQPREWLAQHFPGVMQLCASHGIDIASQPIPVAPCAHYACGGVRAEVNGTTDLSNLHAVGEVACTGLHGANRLASNSLLECVVMGRAAAQAIAASKPAKATPQSALLMGSAGQSTVSGVEQISPIAQVLAQLMDECVGIQRNQQGLAQTARQISAWQHMLGAADPALRNRLEASSQIVNAALQRTHSCGAHARTDDISSEINNPETEMM, from the coding sequence ATGACCGCATCGCGCACCACGGACGTTCTCATCATCGGCGCAGGTCTGGCCGGAATGGCGACCTCGCTGTCTCTGCCGCAGCATCTGCAGATCGACATGCTCAGCAAGGGCCGAATCGACGAATGCGCCAGTGCCTGGGCACAAGGCGGCATTGCTGCGGTGCTCGATCCACAGGACAGCGTGGACGCGCATGTGAACGACACGCTGATTGCGGGCGCTGGCATCAACAAGCTGCTTGCCGTGCGCCAGATCCTCTCCCAAGCTCCTGCTGCAATTGCTTGGCTGATCGAACAAGGCGTGGAATTCGATCGGATGGAGGATGGCCAGACGCTGCACCTGACGCGCGAAGGTGGACACAGCCATCGCCGCATTGCGCATGTGAAAGACCGAACCGGCTTGGCGGTGCAGCAAGCATTGCTGCGCGCCTGCCGTGCTCGCGCGAACATCCGCATTCATGAGTCACACGCAGCCATCGACCTGCCGCACGCACATGCCTCTTCTGCCAACACCTGCTTTGGCGCTTGGGTGCGCGAGCCCGATGGCAAGGTCACGCCCTGGTTGGCTGGACACACGGTGCTCGCCACCGGCGGGCTGGGGCAATTGTTTTCGCGCAGCACCAATCCATGGACGGCGACCGGCGACGGCATTGCCATGGCCGCGCGTGCCGGATGCGCCGTGCAGGACATGGAGTTCGTGCAGTTTCATCCGACCGCATTGCAGGTCAATGGGCGCGCTGCAGGCCTCGTCACCGAAGCGCTGCGCGGCGAAGGCGCATTGCTCAAACTGCCGAATGGCGAGCGCTTCATGCCACGCCACGACGAACGCGCCGAACTGGCTCCGCGCGACATCGTCTCGCGTGCGATTCATACCGAAATGCAGCGCGGCAATCTGGCGTTCGTGCATCTCGACATCTCGCACCAACCACGCGAATGGCTGGCCCAGCATTTCCCCGGTGTGATGCAGTTGTGCGCAAGCCATGGCATCGACATCGCAAGCCAGCCAATTCCCGTCGCGCCTTGCGCGCACTACGCATGCGGTGGCGTGCGGGCGGAAGTCAACGGCACGACTGATCTGTCGAATCTGCATGCCGTGGGCGAAGTGGCCTGCACCGGCCTGCACGGCGCGAATCGGCTTGCCAGCAATTCGCTGCTTGAATGCGTGGTCATGGGACGTGCGGCCGCACAGGCAATCGCTGCATCCAAGCCCGCGAAGGCCACACCACAATCCGCCCTACTGATGGGCAGCGCCGGGCAATCTACTGTCTCTGGTGTCGAGCAGATCTCGCCGATTGCGCAAGTGCTTGCGCAACTGATGGATGAATGTGTCGGCATTCAGCGCAATCAGCAGGGACTTGCCCAGACCGCGCGCCAGATCAGCGCTTGGCAGCACATGCTCGGCGCAGCAGATCCGGCCCTCCGCAATCGTCTGGAGGCCAGCAGCCAGATCGTGAATGCTGCGCTGCAACGGACGCACAGCTGCGGTGCGCATGCCCGTACCGATGACATTTCCTCCGAGATAAACAATCCGGAAACTGAAATGATGTGA
- a CDS encoding trimeric intracellular cation channel family protein, protein MPINTPQIIDTARQILEVSATIAFALSGVLKAAHKKLDVVGVCVMAFIAAFGGGTLRDLLLDNRPFFWAKNDYLVWAVMLISLLAIVFLRQKHFHITERAMLWPDMLGLGLFTAVGVDMAAELGMSPLISVMMGVVTGVFGGVLRDVLCGEIPQAFRDHQPYAVCAMAGGCVDLVLRQFPALPETAPMLACVVVTAGLRALAMWRQWRIPSWRVE, encoded by the coding sequence ATGCCGATCAACACCCCGCAAATCATCGACACCGCGCGCCAGATTCTCGAAGTCTCGGCCACCATCGCCTTCGCCCTCAGCGGCGTGCTCAAGGCCGCGCACAAGAAGCTCGATGTGGTGGGCGTCTGCGTGATGGCCTTCATCGCAGCCTTCGGCGGCGGCACGCTGCGCGACCTGCTGCTCGACAACCGGCCATTCTTCTGGGCGAAAAACGACTACCTCGTCTGGGCGGTCATGCTCATCAGCCTGCTCGCCATCGTCTTCCTGCGCCAGAAGCACTTCCACATCACCGAACGCGCCATGCTCTGGCCCGACATGCTCGGCCTCGGCCTCTTCACCGCCGTTGGCGTGGACATGGCCGCCGAACTCGGCATGTCACCGCTCATCAGCGTGATGATGGGCGTGGTTACCGGCGTCTTCGGCGGCGTCCTGCGCGACGTGCTCTGCGGCGAAATTCCACAGGCGTTCAGAGATCATCAGCCCTATGCTGTCTGCGCGATGGCGGGGGGGTGCGTGGATTTGGTTTTGCGGCAGTTTCCAGCACTGCCTGAAACTGCGCCGATGCTGGCCTGCGTGGTGGTGACCGCAGGTCTGCGCGCTCTCGCGATGTGGAGGCAGTGGCGAATTCCTTCGTGGCGGGTGGAGTGA
- a CDS encoding ABC transporter ATP-binding protein produces MQLNPVSLECRHISLSYGNNEVLRDVNLKIEPGEFFALLGPSGSGKSTLLRLIAGFNRHQRGELLVGGQDITSVPPHARNIGMVFQNYALWPHMSVFDNVAFGLVERRETRDAIKRKVGEVLDLVGLSQFAQRRPGQLSGGQQQRVALARTVVIEPKLLLLDEPLSNLDKKLRVQMREELKNLQHKLGLTTIFVTHDQEEAMTTADRMAVLDKGVLQQVGSAAGLYDYPVNRFVAGFVGTANVLEGEVMQVSGESLSFHVPGIGNLRLPRPSEAPAVGRAAVSFRPHQVQIAVRDDAGDASRIWMDGQVESAEFLGEFSRYRVRVGDVAVVADQPHYAGVGMLPTGTAVRLGIEPSQMRYLDA; encoded by the coding sequence ATGCAACTCAATCCTGTATCGCTCGAATGCCGTCACATCAGCCTCTCGTATGGCAACAACGAGGTGCTGCGCGACGTGAATCTCAAGATCGAACCGGGCGAATTCTTCGCACTGCTCGGGCCTTCGGGCTCCGGCAAATCCACGCTGCTGCGTTTGATTGCGGGCTTCAACCGACATCAGCGCGGCGAGCTTTTGGTGGGAGGGCAGGACATTACGTCCGTGCCGCCCCATGCGCGCAACATCGGCATGGTATTTCAAAACTACGCACTGTGGCCGCACATGAGCGTGTTCGACAACGTGGCATTCGGCCTGGTGGAGCGCCGCGAAACGCGCGATGCGATCAAGCGCAAGGTGGGCGAGGTGCTCGATCTGGTCGGGCTCTCGCAGTTCGCGCAGCGCAGGCCGGGGCAGCTCTCGGGCGGTCAGCAGCAACGCGTTGCGCTCGCGCGCACCGTGGTGATCGAGCCCAAGCTTTTGCTGCTCGACGAGCCGCTTTCCAATCTTGACAAAAAGCTGCGCGTGCAGATGCGCGAGGAACTCAAGAATCTGCAGCATAAGCTTGGGCTTACCACCATCTTCGTCACGCACGATCAGGAAGAAGCCATGACCACCGCCGACCGCATGGCCGTGCTGGACAAGGGCGTGCTGCAACAGGTGGGTTCCGCAGCGGGCCTGTACGACTATCCCGTCAACCGCTTTGTCGCAGGCTTTGTGGGCACGGCGAATGTGCTGGAAGGCGAGGTGATGCAGGTGAGCGGCGAGTCTTTGTCGTTCCATGTTCCCGGTATTGGCAATCTGCGCTTGCCCAGGCCTTCGGAAGCCCCGGCTGTCGGGCGCGCGGCCGTGTCGTTTCGTCCGCATCAGGTGCAGATTGCGGTGCGTGACGATGCGGGCGATGCGTCGCGCATCTGGATGGATGGGCAGGTGGAGAGCGCCGAATTCCTTGGCGAATTCTCGCGTTATCGCGTGCGGGTGGGTGATGTGGCAGTCGTGGCCGATCAGCCGCATTACGCGGGCGTTGGCATGTTGCCGACGGGCACGGCGGTGCGCCTTGGAATCGAACCGAGTCAGATGCGCTATCTGGATGCCTGA
- a CDS encoding phosphotransferase family protein produces the protein MSQFDAFIGTRPVADRHAFNTESLANWMTHHIQHFQGPLNVEMFKGGQSNPTYKLITPSNTYVMRAKPGPAAKLLPSAHAIEREYAVMRALQNTDVPVPKMLALCEDESIIGRAFYIMEFMQGRVLWDQSLPGMSNAERAAIYDEMNRVISALHSVDFKARGLGEYGKPGNYFERQIARWSKQYQASVTQPIPEMDQLMQWLPAHMPASARDERLVSIVHGDYRLDNLMFHPTEPRVIAVLDWELSTLGHPLADFSYHCMSWHIPHQLSRGIGGLDIVALGIPDEDSYITRYCDRTGIARFCEEHGITTRAELRADWPWYLAYNMFRIAAILQGIAKRVEAGTAASTEAKATGAQTQPIAQLAWSFAQKVDQR, from the coding sequence ATGAGCCAGTTTGACGCCTTCATAGGCACCCGCCCCGTAGCCGACCGCCACGCCTTCAACACAGAATCCCTGGCGAACTGGATGACGCACCACATCCAACATTTCCAAGGCCCCTTGAACGTGGAAATGTTCAAAGGCGGCCAATCCAACCCCACCTACAAACTCATCACGCCATCAAACACTTACGTGATGCGCGCCAAACCAGGCCCAGCAGCCAAACTGCTCCCCTCGGCCCATGCGATAGAACGCGAGTACGCCGTGATGCGCGCACTCCAAAACACCGACGTCCCCGTCCCGAAAATGCTCGCCCTCTGCGAAGACGAATCCATCATCGGCCGCGCCTTCTACATCATGGAGTTCATGCAGGGCCGCGTGCTGTGGGACCAATCTCTGCCTGGCATGAGCAACGCAGAACGCGCCGCCATATACGACGAAATGAACCGCGTGATTTCCGCGCTGCACAGCGTGGATTTCAAAGCGCGCGGTCTGGGTGAATACGGCAAGCCGGGCAACTATTTCGAGCGCCAGATCGCGCGCTGGAGCAAGCAGTACCAGGCCTCGGTCACGCAGCCCATTCCCGAGATGGACCAGCTCATGCAATGGCTGCCTGCCCACATGCCAGCGAGCGCGCGCGACGAGCGGCTTGTGTCCATCGTGCATGGCGATTACCGGCTCGACAATCTGATGTTCCACCCCACCGAGCCGCGTGTGATCGCCGTGCTCGACTGGGAGCTGTCCACGCTCGGCCATCCGCTCGCGGACTTCAGCTACCACTGCATGAGCTGGCATATCCCGCACCAGCTCTCGCGCGGCATCGGCGGCCTCGACATTGTGGCGCTCGGCATTCCTGATGAAGACAGCTACATCACACGTTATTGCGACCGTACAGGCATCGCCCGCTTTTGTGAAGAACACGGCATCACCACTCGCGCCGAGTTAAGGGCCGACTGGCCCTGGTATCTGGCCTACAACATGTTCCGCATCGCGGCGATTCTGCAAGGCATCGCCAAGCGCGTGGAAGCTGGAACCGCCGCCAGCACAGAAGCCAAAGCCACGGGCGCGCAGACGCAGCCCATCGCACAACTCGCTTGGTCATTCGCGCAGAAAGTCGACCAGCGCTGA
- a CDS encoding acyl-CoA dehydrogenase family protein has product MDFDYSPKTKELQKRLIAFMDEHIYPAEADYAKELAANTAAGKRWTPLPVIERLKDKAKAAGLWNLFLPQDTAEIAGYQGAGLTNQEYAPLSEIMGRVPWASEVFNCSAPDTGNMETIARYGSEELKARWLKPLLDGEIRSAFAMTEPEVASSDATNICTRITRDGDDYIINGHKWWISGAADPRCKVFIVMGKTDPDAPKHSQQSMIVVPADTPGIRIVRPLTVFGYDDAPHGHVEMFFDNVRVPASNILLGEGRGFEIAQGRLGPGRIHHCMRTIGLAERALELMCKRASERVAFGKPIAAQTVTQERIAEARCKIDMARLLTLKTAWLMDTAGNKVARTEIAMIKVVAPTMACQVIDWAIQAHGGGGMSDDFPLAYAYTLVRTLRFADGPDEVHRNAIAKWELGRHGSYGKHADVPVTRGS; this is encoded by the coding sequence ATGGATTTCGACTACTCGCCCAAGACCAAAGAACTGCAGAAGCGCCTCATCGCCTTCATGGATGAGCACATCTATCCCGCAGAAGCCGACTACGCCAAAGAGCTGGCTGCCAACACCGCAGCAGGCAAGCGCTGGACGCCGTTGCCCGTCATCGAGCGCCTGAAGGACAAGGCCAAGGCCGCCGGTCTGTGGAACCTGTTTCTACCGCAAGACACCGCAGAAATCGCGGGTTACCAGGGTGCGGGTCTGACCAATCAGGAATACGCCCCGCTCTCCGAAATCATGGGCCGCGTGCCATGGGCAAGCGAAGTGTTCAACTGCTCCGCACCCGACACCGGCAACATGGAAACCATCGCGCGCTACGGCAGCGAAGAGCTGAAAGCGCGCTGGCTCAAGCCGCTGCTCGACGGCGAAATCCGCTCGGCGTTTGCCATGACCGAGCCCGAGGTCGCATCGTCCGACGCCACCAACATCTGCACCCGCATCACGCGCGATGGCGACGACTACATCATCAACGGCCACAAGTGGTGGATCTCGGGCGCAGCCGATCCGCGCTGCAAGGTCTTCATCGTCATGGGCAAGACCGACCCCGACGCACCCAAGCACTCGCAGCAAAGCATGATCGTCGTGCCCGCCGACACACCCGGCATCCGCATCGTGCGCCCGCTCACCGTGTTCGGATATGACGACGCACCGCACGGCCATGTCGAGATGTTCTTCGACAACGTGCGCGTGCCAGCATCCAACATCCTGCTCGGCGAAGGTCGCGGCTTCGAGATCGCACAGGGCCGCCTCGGCCCCGGCCGCATCCACCACTGCATGCGCACCATTGGTCTCGCCGAACGCGCGCTCGAACTCATGTGCAAGCGTGCCAGCGAACGCGTCGCCTTCGGCAAACCGATTGCGGCGCAGACCGTCACTCAAGAACGCATCGCCGAAGCCCGCTGCAAGATCGACATGGCCCGCCTGCTCACGCTCAAGACCGCGTGGCTCATGGACACCGCAGGCAACAAGGTCGCCAGGACCGAAATCGCCATGATCAAGGTCGTCGCCCCCACCATGGCCTGCCAGGTCATCGACTGGGCCATCCAGGCCCACGGCGGCGGCGGCATGAGCGACGATTTCCCGCTCGCCTACGCCTACACGCTGGTGCGCACCCTGCGCTTCGCCGACGGCCCCGATGAAGTCCACCGCAACGCGATTGCCAAGTGGGAACTGGGCAGACACGGCAGCTACGGCAAGCACGCCGACGTGCCGGTCACGCGCGGCAGTTGA